The Flavobacterium praedii genome window below encodes:
- a CDS encoding ribose-phosphate pyrophosphokinase, with protein MSHLEPEAKIFACSKSEYLAEKIAKEYGIPMGKVTISTYSDGEFQPSYEESIRGLRVFIVCSTFPTADNLMELLLMIDAAKRASARHITAVIPYFGWARQDRKDKPRVPIGAKLVANLLDAAGATRIMTMDLHADQIQGFFEKPVDHLFASTIFLPYVESLGLDNLMIASPDMGGSKRAYAYSKFLNSEVVICYKQRKAANVIETMELIGEVKGKNVILVDDMIDTGGTLAKAADLMIEKGALSVRAICTHAILSGAAYEKIENSKLLELIVTDSIPLKKQSNKIRVVSCAPLFAEVMHMVHHNNSISGKFLM; from the coding sequence ATGTCACACCTAGAACCAGAAGCTAAAATTTTTGCTTGTTCAAAAAGTGAATATCTTGCAGAGAAAATCGCAAAAGAATACGGTATCCCAATGGGAAAAGTTACCATATCTACTTATAGTGATGGTGAGTTTCAACCTTCTTATGAAGAATCTATCAGAGGATTGCGTGTATTTATAGTATGCTCAACGTTTCCTACTGCCGATAATTTAATGGAATTATTATTGATGATTGACGCTGCAAAACGTGCATCAGCAAGACACATTACCGCTGTAATACCTTATTTCGGTTGGGCAAGACAAGACAGAAAAGACAAACCAAGAGTTCCGATAGGAGCAAAACTAGTAGCCAATTTACTAGATGCTGCAGGAGCGACCAGAATAATGACCATGGACCTGCATGCTGATCAAATACAAGGTTTCTTTGAGAAACCAGTAGATCATCTTTTTGCATCCACAATCTTTTTGCCGTATGTAGAAAGTTTAGGTCTTGACAATTTAATGATTGCTTCACCAGATATGGGAGGATCGAAAAGAGCTTACGCTTATTCTAAATTCTTAAATTCTGAAGTAGTAATCTGTTACAAACAAAGAAAAGCGGCCAATGTTATTGAAACAATGGAACTTATCGGAGAAGTAAAAGGCAAAAATGTAATCTTAGTAGATGACATGATTGATACTGGAGGAACTTTGGCGAAAGCCGCCGATTTAATGATCGAAAAAGGAGCCTTAAGCGTTAGAGCCATTTGTACACACGCCATATTATCAGGTGCTGCTTACGAGAAAATAGAAAATTCAAAATTATTGGAATTAATCGTAACCGATTCTATTCCGTTAAAGAAACAATCTAACAAAATAAGAGTAGTGAGTTGTGCACCACTTTTTGCTGAAGTAATGCACATGGTACACCACAACAATTCAATTAGCGGGAAGTTTTTAATGTAA
- a CDS encoding 50S ribosomal protein L25/general stress protein Ctc — MKSITIKGSERESVGKVATKALRNAGLVPCVLYGGSQAVHFSAEVIAFKNLVYTPNAHTVVIELGEGKTYSAILQDIQVHPVSDKILHIDFFQIHEDKEITMEVPVKIVGNSKGVMAGGDLRLNNRKLKVRALPKNLPDFVEADITPLDMGNKLYVTKVPTPNFKIMHPDNTVICQVKISRAAMKAAQEAAKAAKAPAKKKK, encoded by the coding sequence ATGAAATCGATTACAATTAAAGGATCAGAAAGAGAAAGCGTAGGTAAAGTAGCAACTAAAGCCTTACGTAATGCTGGATTGGTTCCTTGCGTATTATACGGAGGAAGTCAAGCAGTTCATTTTTCAGCGGAAGTTATAGCTTTCAAGAACTTGGTTTACACTCCAAACGCACACACAGTTGTGATTGAGCTTGGTGAAGGAAAAACGTACAGCGCAATTTTGCAAGACATTCAAGTTCACCCAGTATCAGACAAAATTTTACACATTGACTTCTTTCAAATCCATGAGGATAAAGAAATCACTATGGAAGTTCCAGTAAAAATTGTTGGTAACTCAAAAGGAGTTATGGCAGGTGGAGATTTACGTTTAAACAACCGTAAATTAAAAGTAAGAGCTTTACCAAAAAATCTTCCAGATTTCGTTGAGGCTGACATTACACCTCTTGACATGGGTAACAAATTATACGTTACTAAAGTGCCAACGCCAAACTTCAAAATCATGCACCCAGACAATACAGTAATTTGTCAAGTGAAGATCTCTCGTGCCGCTATGAAAGCAGCGCAAGAAGCAGCAAAAGCAGCAAAAGCTCCTGCAAAAAAGAAAAAATAA
- the pth gene encoding aminoacyl-tRNA hydrolase, with protein sequence MIKWIKNLFSSPKTVTRIDNMKLEVHEPQKTINNVSTKFLIVGLGNIGSEYVNTRHNIGFKVVDFLAKKEGLSFETVKLGALAQYKFKGKTFLLLKPNTYMNLSGKSVKYWMDKENIPLENILVITDDLNLSFGTIRIRKKGSDGGHNGLKNINLILNTQEYTRFRFGISDEFKKGQQIDYVLGDWDDTEKAKLPERLELASEIIKSFGTAGIENTMTTYNGK encoded by the coding sequence ATGATAAAATGGATAAAAAACCTGTTTTCATCACCAAAAACAGTAACGAGAATCGATAACATGAAACTAGAGGTTCACGAACCCCAAAAAACAATAAATAACGTGAGTACTAAATTTTTAATCGTAGGCCTTGGCAACATTGGCTCCGAATACGTAAATACCCGACACAACATTGGTTTCAAAGTCGTAGATTTTCTTGCCAAGAAGGAAGGACTTTCTTTCGAAACCGTAAAACTCGGCGCACTCGCCCAATACAAATTCAAAGGAAAAACCTTTTTACTGCTTAAGCCAAACACTTACATGAATCTAAGCGGGAAATCCGTAAAATATTGGATGGACAAAGAAAATATTCCTCTAGAAAATATTTTAGTTATTACTGATGATTTGAATCTTTCCTTTGGAACCATTCGCATCCGAAAAAAAGGAAGTGATGGTGGCCATAACGGACTCAAAAACATCAATCTTATTTTGAACACACAAGAATACACCCGCTTCCGATTTGGAATCAGCGATGAATTCAAAAAAGGACAACAAATTGATTACGTTTTGGGCGATTGGGACGATACCGAAAAGGCAAAACTTCCAGAAAGACTAGAACTCGCCTCTGAAATCATAAAATCTTTCGGAACAGCAGGTATAGAAAATACAATGACCACCTATAACGGAAAATAA
- a CDS encoding reprolysin-like metallopeptidase, whose protein sequence is MMRIFSCLTAFLIFCSAHSQVKSLWTEVNSSQKELSQREDTNSRFGEQRLYALNETEFKLSLANLHSGAATGNSVVVSIPNSNGKMEQFTVVESSNFAPELQAKYPEIRAYSGIGISDPKASINFSVSPNGIQTMVLRGDSGSEFIEPSTENKSYYIVKTSKYRNKGDLPLTCKTVDVALNSSLVKKATNLKSNNGVFKTMRLALSCTGEYTTYFGRTVAKALAAMNATMTRVNGVFNKDLALKLEIIANNNLIVYTNAATDPYSDPTAGANGAWNLELQNNLTATIGNANYDIGHLFGDSGGAGDAGCIGCVCVGPTTSVPAGKGSGFTSPSNGKPEGDSFDIDYVAHEMGHQLGANHTFSNVVEPTGVSVEPGSGSTIMGYAGITDYDVQSQSDDYFAYASILQIQDNLASKCGVNTTLVNQTPTVNAGLDYIIPKSTAFVLNGSGSDPNGNTMTYCWEQNDSATTNESVANSIAYGAKPAGPNFRSLVPSTVSKRYFPDYSKVLAGQLFTTWESVSNVGRSLNFVLTGRDNAILGLGQTNTDAMVVTVDGNKGPFAITSQNISDSSWVLGSSQTINWSVNGTNSLAGSANVNIKLSTDGGLTFPVFLATNTPNDGSEVITAPLTAAKNCRILIEPTANVYYAVNGKPFSLGYSVTTLCNSYVFAGGYAIPESATYSEKTIVVPASTSEITDVNFNVNFTHTYISDVQIDIISPSGTIVKLFDKSCGATSTTLDLTYDDLGGALECGSTTNQTVVPAGVLSAFNGENPGGTWKLRFRDTGVGDTGTINTATLKICSSSYATLATSSFEINDFVLYPNPNTGNFTVRFTSSNASDIQVFVTDLLGRKIYNKKFKNTGDFIQNVQLENVPSGTYIVTVVDGDRKGSSKIIVN, encoded by the coding sequence GGAGAGCAACGATTGTATGCATTAAATGAAACAGAGTTCAAGCTATCTTTAGCAAACCTTCATTCAGGAGCTGCAACAGGGAACAGTGTTGTTGTTTCAATTCCGAACAGTAATGGAAAAATGGAGCAATTTACAGTGGTGGAATCTTCAAATTTTGCACCTGAACTTCAAGCAAAGTATCCTGAAATTCGTGCTTATTCGGGTATTGGTATTTCTGATCCAAAAGCATCGATTAACTTTAGCGTTTCTCCAAATGGAATTCAAACAATGGTTTTGAGAGGAGACAGCGGATCCGAATTTATTGAACCTTCAACCGAAAACAAATCGTATTATATCGTTAAAACGTCTAAATACAGAAACAAAGGAGATTTACCCTTAACTTGTAAAACTGTTGATGTTGCTTTGAATAGTAGTTTAGTAAAAAAAGCAACAAATTTAAAATCTAATAATGGTGTATTTAAAACGATGCGTCTGGCTTTGTCTTGCACGGGAGAATATACTACATATTTTGGGAGAACAGTTGCGAAAGCTTTGGCAGCAATGAATGCAACAATGACAAGAGTAAACGGGGTTTTTAATAAAGACTTGGCGCTGAAATTGGAAATTATTGCTAATAATAATTTGATTGTATATACCAATGCCGCTACAGACCCTTATTCTGACCCTACAGCTGGAGCTAATGGTGCATGGAATCTAGAATTACAAAATAATTTAACTGCAACTATTGGTAATGCTAATTATGATATTGGTCATTTGTTTGGTGATTCTGGCGGTGCCGGCGATGCTGGATGTATTGGTTGTGTGTGTGTGGGTCCCACTACTTCTGTTCCCGCAGGTAAAGGAAGTGGCTTTACATCTCCATCCAATGGTAAACCTGAAGGTGATTCTTTTGACATTGATTATGTAGCACATGAAATGGGTCATCAATTGGGCGCGAATCATACTTTTTCCAATGTTGTAGAACCAACTGGAGTAAGTGTTGAGCCTGGTAGTGGTTCAACAATTATGGGGTATGCGGGAATAACTGATTACGATGTTCAAAGTCAATCCGATGATTATTTTGCTTATGCTAGTATTTTGCAAATACAGGATAATTTGGCTTCAAAATGTGGTGTAAATACAACTTTAGTCAATCAAACTCCAACTGTCAATGCAGGTTTGGATTATATAATTCCAAAAAGTACTGCTTTTGTTTTGAATGGAAGTGGATCCGATCCTAATGGAAACACCATGACGTATTGTTGGGAACAGAATGACTCCGCTACTACCAATGAAAGTGTTGCAAATAGTATTGCTTATGGTGCAAAACCTGCCGGACCAAATTTCAGGTCTTTAGTGCCGAGTACGGTTTCCAAACGTTATTTCCCTGACTATTCTAAAGTTTTGGCTGGTCAATTGTTTACAACTTGGGAATCAGTTTCGAATGTCGGTAGAAGTTTAAATTTTGTTTTGACAGGAAGAGATAATGCAATTTTGGGTTTAGGACAAACGAACACAGATGCTATGGTTGTGACTGTTGATGGCAACAAAGGTCCTTTTGCAATAACTTCGCAAAACATCTCCGATTCTAGTTGGGTTTTGGGTTCTTCACAAACAATTAATTGGAGTGTTAATGGAACAAATTCGTTAGCTGGATCTGCCAATGTGAATATTAAGTTATCTACTGATGGAGGTTTGACATTTCCAGTATTTTTAGCAACTAATACACCAAATGATGGCTCCGAAGTAATAACCGCTCCTTTGACGGCTGCTAAAAATTGTAGAATTCTGATTGAACCTACCGCCAATGTGTATTATGCTGTAAACGGAAAACCTTTTTCTTTGGGTTATAGTGTTACGACTTTATGTAATTCTTATGTTTTTGCTGGTGGTTATGCTATACCAGAATCGGCAACTTATTCTGAAAAAACGATAGTGGTCCCAGCATCCACTTCTGAAATTACTGATGTAAATTTCAACGTTAATTTTACCCATACCTACATTTCGGATGTTCAAATTGATATAATAAGTCCATCAGGAACTATAGTTAAATTATTTGATAAGTCATGTGGTGCAACAAGTACTACTTTAGATTTAACGTATGATGATTTAGGAGGAGCTCTGGAATGTGGTTCTACTACCAATCAAACAGTTGTTCCTGCAGGAGTATTATCTGCTTTTAATGGAGAGAATCCAGGGGGAACTTGGAAATTGAGGTTTAGGGATACTGGAGTAGGTGATACAGGCACAATAAATACAGCTACATTAAAGATTTGTTCGAGTTCTTATGCTACTCTTGCAACGTCTAGTTTTGAAATCAATGATTTTGTATTGTACCCAAATCCGAATACTGGTAATTTTACTGTTCGTTTTACAAGTTCTAATGCATCAGATATTCAAGTTTTTGTAACGGATTTATTGGGTAGAAAAATTTACAATAAAAAGTTTAAAAATACTGGGGATTTTATTCAAAATGTACAATTAGAAAATGTTCCTTCTGGAACTTATATTGTTACCGTTGTTGATGGCGATCGAAAAGGATCATCTAAGATTATTGTGAATTAA